Proteins from one Gimesia maris genomic window:
- a CDS encoding STN domain-containing protein, which yields MSWLLKKKIVAALLCVLAVGSSMLVATAEVKKKTVASEAEKPVAQNMIAFKEAALSQQQQKKKTQQIFYPALTKRELKIQEALAEETDCDFPDLPLSEIMALFSERHGIPILISGNDLGEEGLTPDEPVNLHVKSITLSDALDLILEPMGLTYLVEHGVLKITTSMKASDKLTSRVYPVGDLCRTVEDYLTLESALRNADLGDWRARKTGCASEKTNDQPQQSGGQAPAGGGFFNIPDGNFKGGESVDPLLYEDGHGGTITIVQQCRALVISQTYHAHKVIVDLLTQIREARASE from the coding sequence ATGAGCTGGCTTTTGAAAAAGAAGATTGTTGCTGCCCTATTATGTGTTCTGGCTGTCGGAAGCAGCATGCTGGTGGCGACTGCGGAAGTGAAGAAAAAAACGGTTGCTTCCGAAGCAGAGAAACCTGTCGCCCAGAATATGATCGCATTTAAAGAAGCGGCACTATCGCAGCAGCAGCAGAAGAAAAAAACGCAGCAGATCTTTTATCCGGCGTTAACAAAACGTGAGCTGAAAATTCAGGAAGCGCTAGCGGAAGAAACCGATTGTGATTTTCCCGATCTGCCTCTCTCTGAAATTATGGCGTTATTTTCAGAGAGACATGGTATTCCCATTCTCATCTCAGGTAATGATCTGGGTGAGGAAGGTTTAACGCCCGATGAGCCTGTAAACCTCCATGTGAAAAGTATCACGCTCAGTGATGCGTTGGATCTCATTCTGGAACCCATGGGTTTGACTTACCTTGTTGAACATGGAGTCCTGAAGATCACGACATCCATGAAAGCCAGTGATAAACTGACTTCACGTGTGTATCCTGTCGGCGATCTTTGCCGGACTGTCGAAGATTATCTCACGCTGGAATCGGCGCTCAGAAATGCAGACCTGGGTGACTGGCGGGCGCGGAAAACCGGTTGTGCGTCGGAAAAGACCAACGATCAGCCACAACAGTCCGGCGGACAGGCACCCGCGGGAGGAGGTTTTTTCAATATTCCCGATGGCAATTTCAAGGGAGGGGAAAGTGTCGACCCCCTGCTTTATGAAGACGGTCATGGCGGAACGATTACGATTGTGCAGCAATGTCGTGCATTGGTCATCTCGCAGACGTATCATGCGCACAAAGTCATCGTTGATCTGTTAACACAAATCAGAGAAGCCCGTGCCAGTGAATAG
- a CDS encoding PVC-type heme-binding CxxCH protein, giving the protein MLNRMILKHVLSLSVFLGFCSLVVFPLPGEEQTDSPKAATPADQPLILFVIGEEGYKTAESLPAFAKEHLQPLGFRTEFVFADKDDPNSFPGLKALKEADLLFLSVRRKTLPAAQMKLLRDYLDSGKPLVAIRTSSHGFSLSKGEPKKGYVEWKNFDTEVLGGEYAGDFNNKTPTDVTTQLRAEQDPIMATVRNKYFRSEGSMYKSTNLKSSTKTLLIGLSNVEGQPVHMPVAWTNRYQKSLVFYTSLGHPSDFKINTFTHTLVNAIYWCLKKQPPQVDVAGKITRDRFKKNVAANKQVDKVMKAFKGKGEVGDESDPTPPEQAVKLFQVHKDFEMESIAAEPEVMQPLYLSFDHRGRMWVVQYLQYPFPAGLKVVKYDQYLRAVFDKVPPAPPNHFKGADKISVLEDTDGDGTFDKIKDVITGLNIVSAVTVGKGGIWVLNPPYLLFYPDADGDDIPDGDPEVHLSGFGLEDTHSVANSIKWGPDGWLYGANGSTTTGTVSSAVTKNLHFKGQMIWRYHPETKIFEIYAEGGGNTFSVEIDSKGRVFSGTNNGSTRGMHYAQGGYAHKNWGKHGPLTNSYAFGYYEHMRHKGYQERFSQTFSIYEGGAFPPKYNGAVFAANSLHNRVMASNLIPDTSTFRTEDMPPIVMTQDRWFRPVDIKVGPDGSVYLADWYDSRLTHVDPRDNWHKTSGRIYRLKPTEYKPLKPFDLSKQTNAELIETMGHKNKWFRQKAVQVIGERGDTSMVPALLAIAKDENDDRCLEALWALNQLGAFNKELALELLGHRDEHIRRWTIRLLGDSHTTSKKLTASLVGLAKTEPYAEVRSQLASTAKRLPAESGLAITAELLQREEDLQDLHIPLLLWWAIESKATSDRELVLQLFSKPDFWKVKMVQDYILERIMQRYAMAGGDENYAMCAKLLKLAPSDQHKEKLMVGMLEAFRGQKIDNLPEELSKELVEYQKNLGESDLALALRLGDKEATQRALKIVADKNADRPTRLTYIEILGQLKVKDAVGPLTAILSSSGADTHSLKRVALQALMNYENPSIGNSILGRYHSTLLDEHDVRGTAQRVLASRKAWSKQFLAQVDAWRIKANTIPLDVVQQMSLHDDPEIKASIKKHWGKVRGSTPAEKQQEMKRVAELVKAGGGEFSAGKVLFNKTCAVCHTLYGEGGKAGPKLTGYERDNLDFMLLAVVDPSAAIREEFTNFLVVTDDGRTVTGLIDEQTTKTLTLRDVKGQTVLINKDEIEILKALDLSLMPDGLTKNMSDQEVKDLFNYIMSRTPNGGK; this is encoded by the coding sequence ATGCTCAATAGAATGATTTTGAAGCACGTGCTCTCACTGTCTGTCTTTCTCGGTTTCTGCAGTCTGGTCGTTTTCCCGCTCCCCGGCGAAGAGCAGACCGATTCCCCAAAAGCAGCGACTCCCGCTGACCAGCCTCTGATTCTGTTTGTGATCGGGGAGGAAGGTTATAAAACGGCAGAAAGCTTGCCTGCTTTTGCCAAAGAACATCTGCAGCCACTCGGATTTCGTACCGAATTTGTGTTCGCCGACAAAGATGATCCGAATTCGTTCCCTGGCCTGAAAGCTCTTAAAGAGGCAGACCTGCTGTTTCTGAGTGTACGTCGAAAAACATTACCGGCCGCCCAGATGAAACTGCTTCGCGATTATCTTGATTCCGGCAAGCCGCTGGTCGCCATTCGTACTTCGAGTCACGGCTTCTCGCTCAGTAAAGGGGAACCGAAGAAAGGTTATGTCGAGTGGAAAAACTTCGACACGGAAGTACTGGGGGGCGAATACGCGGGCGACTTTAATAACAAAACACCAACCGATGTGACCACCCAGCTGCGGGCCGAGCAGGACCCGATCATGGCGACGGTCCGCAATAAATATTTTCGCAGTGAAGGTTCGATGTATAAAAGCACGAACCTCAAAAGTTCCACGAAGACATTATTAATCGGCCTGTCCAACGTGGAAGGGCAGCCGGTCCACATGCCCGTTGCCTGGACCAACCGCTATCAAAAATCTCTGGTATTCTATACTTCACTCGGACACCCGAGCGATTTCAAAATCAACACGTTCACACACACGCTGGTGAATGCCATCTACTGGTGTCTCAAAAAACAACCACCCCAGGTGGATGTCGCCGGAAAGATCACCCGTGATCGCTTCAAGAAGAATGTCGCTGCCAACAAGCAGGTCGACAAAGTCATGAAAGCCTTCAAAGGCAAAGGTGAAGTCGGCGATGAATCCGATCCGACTCCCCCCGAACAGGCGGTCAAACTGTTTCAGGTTCACAAAGACTTCGAAATGGAAAGTATCGCTGCGGAACCCGAAGTCATGCAGCCCCTGTATCTCAGCTTTGACCATCGCGGGCGAATGTGGGTCGTGCAGTACCTGCAGTACCCGTTTCCCGCTGGCTTGAAAGTCGTCAAATACGACCAGTACCTGCGGGCGGTCTTCGATAAGGTGCCCCCCGCACCGCCTAATCACTTCAAAGGAGCCGACAAGATATCGGTACTCGAAGACACCGACGGCGATGGGACGTTCGATAAAATCAAAGACGTGATTACCGGTCTGAATATTGTCTCCGCGGTCACGGTCGGCAAAGGCGGAATCTGGGTCTTGAATCCGCCTTACCTGCTGTTCTATCCCGATGCCGACGGCGATGACATTCCCGACGGCGATCCTGAAGTCCATCTCTCCGGCTTCGGCCTGGAAGACACGCATTCTGTTGCCAACAGCATCAAGTGGGGCCCCGATGGCTGGCTGTACGGCGCGAACGGCAGTACGACCACCGGGACCGTCAGTTCCGCTGTCACGAAGAACCTGCACTTCAAAGGTCAGATGATCTGGCGTTATCACCCTGAAACCAAAATTTTCGAAATCTACGCAGAAGGGGGCGGAAATACCTTCAGTGTGGAAATCGATTCCAAAGGCCGCGTCTTCTCCGGTACGAATAACGGAAGTACCCGCGGCATGCATTATGCCCAGGGCGGATATGCTCATAAGAACTGGGGCAAACATGGTCCGCTGACGAATTCATACGCCTTCGGATATTACGAACATATGCGGCACAAAGGTTACCAGGAACGTTTCAGCCAGACCTTCTCCATTTATGAAGGGGGGGCTTTCCCGCCCAAATACAACGGTGCCGTCTTCGCAGCGAACTCACTGCATAACCGCGTGATGGCCAGCAATCTGATTCCAGATACATCCACTTTTCGAACAGAAGATATGCCCCCCATCGTGATGACGCAGGACCGCTGGTTCCGCCCTGTTGATATCAAGGTGGGCCCTGATGGCAGCGTGTACCTCGCCGACTGGTACGACAGTCGTCTGACACACGTCGACCCTCGCGACAACTGGCACAAAACCAGCGGACGTATCTATCGTCTCAAACCAACCGAGTATAAGCCCCTCAAACCGTTCGATCTTTCCAAACAGACCAATGCGGAACTGATCGAAACGATGGGCCACAAAAACAAATGGTTCCGTCAGAAAGCCGTGCAGGTGATTGGCGAACGTGGCGACACTTCGATGGTTCCCGCACTGCTGGCAATTGCCAAAGACGAGAACGATGATCGCTGCCTGGAAGCACTCTGGGCGTTGAATCAATTAGGTGCGTTCAACAAAGAACTGGCGCTGGAGCTGCTGGGACACCGGGATGAACACATACGTCGCTGGACGATCCGTCTGCTCGGCGATTCGCATACGACTTCGAAAAAGCTGACCGCGTCACTGGTTGGCCTGGCGAAAACGGAACCTTACGCCGAAGTACGTTCACAGCTGGCATCGACGGCCAAACGACTTCCCGCGGAATCCGGTCTCGCGATTACCGCCGAACTTCTGCAGCGGGAAGAAGATCTGCAGGACCTGCATATTCCCCTGCTGTTATGGTGGGCGATCGAGAGCAAAGCGACTTCCGACCGGGAACTGGTGCTCCAACTGTTTTCAAAACCGGACTTCTGGAAAGTCAAAATGGTTCAGGATTACATTCTTGAACGCATCATGCAGCGCTATGCAATGGCGGGCGGCGATGAAAACTACGCCATGTGCGCCAAACTGTTGAAGCTGGCCCCCTCGGATCAGCATAAAGAAAAACTGATGGTGGGCATGCTGGAAGCGTTCCGCGGCCAGAAGATCGACAACCTGCCTGAAGAACTCAGTAAAGAACTGGTCGAATACCAGAAGAACCTGGGAGAATCGGACCTCGCATTAGCCTTACGGCTGGGAGACAAGGAAGCGACCCAGCGCGCCTTGAAAATTGTTGCTGATAAAAATGCAGACCGTCCGACTCGTCTGACTTATATCGAAATCCTGGGTCAGTTGAAAGTGAAAGACGCTGTGGGCCCTTTGACGGCGATTCTCTCGTCATCGGGAGCCGACACACATTCGTTGAAACGGGTCGCACTGCAGGCTCTGATGAATTATGAAAACCCGAGTATCGGCAACAGTATTCTGGGGCGTTATCACAGCACACTGCTCGACGAACACGATGTCCGCGGCACGGCGCAGCGGGTATTAGCCAGTCGCAAAGCGTGGAGCAAGCAGTTCCTCGCGCAAGTCGACGCGTGGCGAATCAAGGCCAATACGATTCCCCTGGATGTGGTGCAGCAGATGTCACTGCATGATGACCCGGAGATCAAAGCCAGTATTAAAAAGCACTGGGGCAAAGTCCGCGGTTCGACCCCTGCAGAAAAACAGCAGGAAATGAAACGCGTAGCGGAACTGGTCAAAGCGGGTGGCGGGGAATTCTCAGCCGGAAAAGTCCTGTTCAATAAAACGTGTGCCGTCTGTCATACGCTGTACGGCGAAGGAGGTAAAGCCGGCCCTAAACTGACAGGTTACGAACGCGACAACCTGGACTTCATGCTGCTGGCAGTTGTGGATCCGAGTGCCGCGATTCGGGAAGAATTCACCAACTTCCTGGTCGTCACTGACGACGGTCGGACGGTGACAGGTCTCATTGATGAGCAGACCACCAAGACACTCACATTGCGGGATGTCAAAGGACAGACCGTGCTCATCAATAAAGACGAGATCGAAATCCTCAAGGCACTGGATCTGTCACTGATGCCCGACGGCCTGACGAAAAATATGAGTGATCAGGAAGTGAAGGACCTCTTCAACTATATTATGAGCCGTACACCAAATGGCGGTAAGTGA
- a CDS encoding alpha/beta hydrolase: MSEVFNRRQMLGICAASASALWLPELTYAKSAKPKVKTFTFKTVGDLEIKADVYRADDNQTRPVMVWFHGGALIVGHRGGVSGRVLQDMLNAGYTVVSFDYRLAPETKLPEIIADLEDGFTWLHAKGPELFNVDTSKVAVSGGSAGGCLTMVAGYRAKPRPTVLVPFWGYGDLIGDWIGKPSPHARHQIKLTKAEAYQQVGTTPIADSRESKKERGAFYQYCRQHGIWPEAVAGWDHHREPEKFDPYMTLKNVTKEYPPTLMVHGTKDTDVPYEQSTLMAEQFQQHGVEHELVTIPNGEHGLAGGDPKLIDDAYQRAFVFMHDRMQ, encoded by the coding sequence ATGTCAGAAGTTTTCAATCGCCGTCAAATGCTGGGAATCTGTGCTGCTTCTGCTTCGGCACTGTGGTTACCGGAACTCACGTATGCAAAATCAGCGAAACCCAAAGTCAAAACTTTCACCTTTAAAACGGTAGGAGATCTGGAGATCAAAGCCGACGTCTACCGGGCCGACGATAATCAAACGCGTCCCGTCATGGTCTGGTTTCACGGCGGTGCATTGATCGTCGGGCATCGTGGCGGAGTGAGTGGTCGCGTACTGCAGGATATGTTGAATGCCGGCTACACGGTCGTTTCATTTGATTATCGGCTTGCACCGGAAACCAAGCTGCCGGAAATTATTGCTGACCTGGAAGACGGTTTTACCTGGCTGCATGCAAAGGGGCCGGAGCTGTTCAATGTCGATACCAGCAAGGTTGCCGTCTCGGGGGGATCGGCGGGAGGCTGCCTGACGATGGTCGCCGGCTATCGCGCCAAACCCAGACCAACGGTTCTGGTCCCGTTCTGGGGGTACGGCGATCTGATTGGCGACTGGATCGGTAAGCCCAGCCCGCATGCACGGCATCAGATCAAATTGACGAAAGCCGAGGCATATCAGCAGGTCGGCACCACGCCGATTGCCGATTCCCGGGAGAGTAAAAAAGAACGCGGCGCATTTTATCAATACTGTCGCCAGCACGGAATCTGGCCAGAAGCAGTGGCCGGCTGGGACCATCACAGGGAACCGGAAAAGTTTGATCCGTATATGACCCTGAAAAATGTCACGAAAGAGTATCCTCCCACGCTGATGGTGCATGGCACGAAAGACACCGATGTGCCTTACGAACAATCGACGTTGATGGCGGAGCAGTTCCAGCAGCATGGCGTGGAACATGAACTGGTCACCATTCCCAATGGCGAACACGGCCTGGCGGGCGGCGATCCGAAACTGATCGACGATGCCTACCAGCGGGCGTTCGTCTTTATGCACGATCGCATGCAGTGA
- a CDS encoding GAP family protein has protein sequence MFELWMTLIPILIADVVNPVLFAFLVYAAGTDRPVINCCAVLLGHTLAYYLAGIVIAIGIEQISDHLSHPQLIDYIIGFVLGVILLWVGYLSWKTKSKEQAEENRRLTPLKAIGLGAVVSFMGMPFALPYFAALDQMLKADMTPLTALVVLAVYNVLYALPFALVPVLIATSGQKSQDILRKINSWLVGISNILMPILLTLVGLALIADSMIYFVTGYEMF, from the coding sequence GTGTTTGAGCTCTGGATGACCCTGATTCCGATTCTGATTGCGGATGTCGTCAACCCTGTCTTATTTGCTTTTCTGGTCTATGCCGCCGGCACTGATCGTCCCGTGATCAACTGTTGCGCGGTCCTGCTGGGGCATACGCTGGCCTATTATCTCGCCGGGATTGTGATCGCGATCGGCATCGAACAGATTTCCGATCACCTGTCGCATCCGCAACTCATCGATTACATCATCGGCTTTGTGCTTGGTGTGATTCTGCTCTGGGTAGGCTATCTCTCCTGGAAAACGAAAAGTAAAGAACAGGCTGAAGAAAACCGCAGGTTGACACCCCTCAAGGCAATCGGTCTGGGGGCGGTGGTCAGTTTCATGGGCATGCCTTTCGCGCTTCCCTATTTTGCGGCATTAGATCAAATGCTCAAGGCCGACATGACACCGCTGACGGCGCTGGTCGTGTTGGCGGTTTACAACGTGCTGTATGCACTGCCGTTTGCTTTGGTTCCCGTGCTGATCGCCACTTCTGGTCAGAAAAGTCAGGACATTTTACGAAAGATCAATTCGTGGCTGGTGGGGATCAGTAATATTCTGATGCCCATTCTGCTGACGCTGGTCGGGCTGGCGCTGATCGCCGACTCGATGATTTATTTTGTGACCGGATACGAGATGTTTTAA
- a CDS encoding DUF4190 domain-containing protein: MDQKDSPELIQQSRSDQIPFAEQIRYSPISMTAVTSAGLGVFCILGFIFPTLAWLAIPGVVLGVVALRSIRHYELSGRKLARRGIQFSLVCGMLAPLWHLTWYEIRFHSEALPGYQRVSFGEIVNDRKNFESRMESLLGQNICFKGFAIYAGQGSHKHQFELYYSQPRGGFGSQPGHREVVSVQLPRGKSWEWNHQSIAVSGKLVRNPDAKSDPEAPQFLLKQSTVFPALTADHFQGPFSARRGC; encoded by the coding sequence ATGGATCAAAAGGATTCACCAGAACTCATACAACAATCGCGAAGCGATCAGATACCTTTCGCTGAGCAGATCCGCTATTCGCCGATCTCCATGACGGCTGTGACATCAGCCGGGCTGGGTGTGTTCTGCATTCTGGGATTTATTTTCCCTACTCTGGCATGGCTGGCGATTCCCGGCGTTGTGCTGGGAGTCGTTGCGCTCAGGTCCATTCGCCATTATGAACTCAGTGGGCGGAAACTTGCGCGACGTGGTATTCAGTTTTCCCTGGTCTGCGGAATGCTCGCGCCTCTCTGGCATCTGACCTGGTACGAAATCCGCTTCCACTCCGAAGCGCTCCCCGGCTACCAGCGAGTCAGTTTTGGAGAGATTGTGAATGACAGAAAAAATTTCGAAAGCCGAATGGAATCTCTGCTGGGACAAAACATCTGTTTCAAAGGATTTGCCATCTATGCGGGGCAGGGATCCCACAAGCATCAGTTTGAATTGTATTACTCTCAGCCCAGAGGGGGCTTCGGTTCTCAGCCGGGTCACAGAGAGGTCGTGTCAGTCCAACTGCCCCGTGGAAAAAGCTGGGAATGGAATCATCAATCGATCGCTGTCTCCGGTAAACTGGTGCGTAATCCGGATGCGAAAAGCGATCCGGAAGCACCACAATTCCTGTTGAAGCAGAGCACCGTTTTCCCCGCGCTGACTGCCGATCATTTTCAGGGTCCTTTCTCAGCGAGGAGAGGCTGTTGA
- a CDS encoding DUF2332 domain-containing protein — translation MSSHLSDAFLAFAVPECRETSTLYCSLTEAIAADEDLLLIAGQAPVGQPVPNLLFAAVHYLLVADPTHPLAEYYATCTAEPKDSTQAFPAFKDFVLSHQCEIIELLQTRLVQTNEVRRCACLFPAFMYALRYFDPQPLALLEIGCSAGLNLLWDRYRYEYDESGKEYGDRDSPTLITSEFLGKRSAGLEDSLPLVTQRIGVDLHPVDVSLPTEVNWLRALIWPEQHERRKLLEAAIQQQQEVELDLRTGDGFAEVSSIAAEIPADTLLCIYHTHVANQISREKGQAFLEAVRELGRHRDLLHLFNNLYDAHLRLQVYRGGILTRETLANTDGHGRWLEWLA, via the coding sequence ATGAGCTCACATCTGTCGGATGCCTTTCTTGCTTTTGCCGTGCCGGAGTGCCGGGAAACGTCGACCCTGTACTGTAGTCTGACGGAAGCCATTGCCGCTGATGAAGATCTGCTGCTGATCGCCGGCCAGGCTCCCGTCGGTCAGCCGGTTCCGAATCTGCTGTTTGCGGCAGTGCATTATCTGCTGGTCGCTGATCCCACTCATCCACTGGCAGAATACTATGCGACCTGCACTGCAGAACCGAAAGATTCCACGCAGGCTTTCCCGGCATTTAAAGATTTCGTACTGAGTCATCAGTGTGAGATCATCGAACTGCTGCAGACACGACTCGTGCAGACGAATGAAGTCCGCCGTTGTGCCTGTCTGTTTCCCGCATTCATGTATGCGCTGCGGTACTTTGATCCTCAACCGCTGGCCCTGTTGGAGATTGGCTGCAGTGCCGGCCTGAATCTGCTCTGGGACCGTTACCGTTATGAGTATGATGAAAGCGGAAAAGAATATGGAGATCGTGATTCTCCGACATTGATTACTTCTGAATTTCTCGGAAAGCGATCTGCAGGACTGGAGGATTCCCTGCCTCTGGTCACACAGCGTATCGGTGTTGACCTGCATCCCGTCGATGTCTCACTTCCCACTGAAGTCAACTGGCTGCGGGCACTGATCTGGCCCGAACAGCATGAACGCCGAAAACTGCTGGAAGCCGCGATCCAGCAACAGCAGGAAGTCGAACTTGATCTACGTACCGGCGACGGTTTTGCAGAAGTCAGTTCCATCGCAGCTGAGATCCCGGCGGATACTCTGCTTTGCATCTATCACACGCATGTCGCCAATCAGATCTCCCGAGAGAAGGGGCAAGCCTTTCTGGAAGCGGTTCGCGAACTGGGCCGGCACCGGGATCTGCTGCATCTGTTTAATAATCTGTACGATGCTCATTTACGATTACAGGTTTACCGCGGAGGCATACTCACCCGAGAGACACTGGCCAACACCGACGGCCACGGCCGCTGGCTGGAATGGCTGGCGTAA
- a CDS encoding DUF1559 family PulG-like putative transporter — MQKAIRGLMLLGITVFAISLLAADQTEKTTFQEPETYEAVRRLAQKTAGYKNLQKIGLAMHNYHDLFGQFPSAVVYASDGKTQHSWRVELLPLLRELVDGAAPFRLKYMDRELYNAAIKECGYDINQPWDSPVNLTVLKTMPPVYHHPSDKPDSTESAYYAVVGKGTAFAPGEVISYTDIKEWPASTLMLAESRSKSPWTKPVDIAYSEDATVPRFGGFTAHGYLVLSCDGGVHFISDSVSPENLRSFISRDQSDTFEIPGVPYRY, encoded by the coding sequence ATGCAGAAAGCCATTCGAGGATTGATGCTGTTAGGTATCACGGTGTTTGCAATATCGTTGCTCGCCGCTGACCAAACTGAAAAGACAACATTTCAGGAACCAGAAACGTACGAGGCGGTTCGTCGTCTGGCTCAGAAGACAGCTGGATACAAAAATCTGCAGAAAATCGGTCTGGCCATGCATAACTACCACGACCTGTTTGGGCAGTTTCCGTCGGCGGTCGTGTATGCTTCGGATGGGAAAACACAGCACAGCTGGCGGGTGGAACTGCTGCCTTTACTGAGAGAGCTTGTCGATGGTGCAGCGCCTTTCAGGCTCAAGTATATGGATCGCGAATTGTATAATGCGGCGATCAAGGAGTGTGGGTACGATATCAATCAGCCCTGGGACAGTCCTGTGAATCTGACGGTTTTGAAAACAATGCCACCCGTCTATCATCATCCCAGCGACAAACCCGATTCCACCGAAAGTGCTTACTATGCTGTGGTGGGAAAGGGGACGGCTTTTGCTCCCGGCGAAGTCATCAGCTATACGGACATCAAAGAGTGGCCCGCTTCAACATTGATGTTGGCGGAATCTCGTAGTAAATCGCCTTGGACAAAACCAGTTGACATTGCTTACTCAGAAGATGCCACGGTTCCGCGGTTTGGTGGCTTCACTGCGCATGGGTATTTGGTTCTGAGTTGCGATGGCGGCGTGCATTTTATTTCTGACTCCGTCTCCCCCGAGAACCTGCGGTCCTTCATCAGCAGGGATCAGTCGGATACTTTTGAGATTCCCGGTGTGCCTTATCGGTATTAA
- a CDS encoding TIGR01777 family oxidoreductase: MQTTNRIVIAGGSGFLGLNLAEYLTELDYEVVLLSRNEPRRQGTWRFVRWDARSVGEWCRELEGAAAIVNLAGRTVDCIKTPDHCDEILRSRVEATEVLGKAVRNIQTPPPVWVQMSTAHRYGDPPECVCDEDSAFGYGLAPFVAREWEAAYARAVLPEMRQVILRTSFVVGRNGGALSRLSKLVRWGLGGTVGSGQQGMSWIHELDMNRLFFRAITAESMQGAYIATAPKPVSNAEFMRALRKSLKRPIGLPAANWMVRIGAPLLMRTDPELALYGRYCVSRRLREEGFEFSYSDLESALRDIYA, translated from the coding sequence ATGCAAACGACAAATCGCATTGTGATCGCCGGCGGCAGTGGGTTTCTGGGATTAAACCTGGCGGAATATCTGACGGAACTGGATTATGAAGTCGTGCTGCTTTCGCGAAACGAACCCCGACGTCAAGGTACGTGGCGGTTTGTGCGTTGGGATGCCCGCAGTGTGGGTGAGTGGTGCAGGGAACTGGAGGGAGCAGCCGCGATCGTGAACCTGGCAGGGCGGACGGTCGACTGCATCAAGACTCCCGATCACTGTGATGAAATTCTGCGTTCGCGGGTGGAAGCAACGGAGGTGCTCGGTAAAGCGGTGCGGAACATTCAGACACCGCCCCCGGTCTGGGTGCAGATGTCGACGGCCCATCGTTATGGAGATCCGCCGGAGTGTGTCTGTGATGAAGACTCCGCTTTCGGATACGGACTGGCTCCTTTCGTGGCACGCGAATGGGAAGCCGCTTATGCGCGAGCGGTGCTGCCTGAGATGCGTCAGGTCATTCTGCGAACCAGTTTTGTCGTCGGCCGTAATGGCGGCGCTTTGTCGCGGCTGAGTAAACTGGTTCGCTGGGGACTGGGAGGCACGGTGGGCAGTGGTCAGCAGGGGATGAGCTGGATTCACGAACTGGATATGAATCGCCTCTTCTTTCGCGCGATCACCGCAGAGAGTATGCAGGGGGCTTATATTGCGACGGCTCCGAAACCGGTTTCGAATGCCGAGTTCATGCGCGCATTACGAAAATCGCTCAAGAGGCCGATCGGTCTGCCCGCGGCGAACTGGATGGTACGGATCGGCGCGCCGCTGTTGATGCGGACCGATCCCGAGCTGGCTTTGTATGGCCGCTATTGTGTCTCGCGTCGTCTGCGGGAAGAGGGCTTTGAGTTTTCCTATTCGGATCTGGAATCTGCCCTGCGTGATATTTATGCGTAA
- a CDS encoding DUF1559 domain-containing protein, producing MKTVFLKRRQGFTLIELLVVIAIIAILIALLLPAVQQAREAARRSTCKNNLKQIGLALHNYHDTALTFPSAHVRTVANSWLSSQIGWQARILPYVDQANLYNMIDWSIQPGNTGTANTTAMKEELPVYRCPSDPGNRGTTGQSGYGPTNYVVCSAQYGTFSAGGTDFANNGKSIMFLNSATRIRDITDGTSNTMIASECKVGLPYASANTTSGTVCTGTANQLLRGYTWFWGQAMHMWSYTTLIGPNTDLLECSSGTGGPALMGAHSQHTGGVHVLFADGRIQFISENINLGTWQDLGDKSDGNVIGEY from the coding sequence ATGAAAACTGTCTTTCTGAAGCGTCGCCAGGGATTTACTTTGATCGAACTGCTGGTCGTCATTGCCATCATCGCCATTCTGATCGCGTTATTGCTGCCGGCCGTGCAACAGGCACGGGAAGCAGCCCGCCGTTCCACCTGTAAGAATAATTTGAAACAGATCGGTCTGGCTCTGCATAACTACCATGATACCGCGCTCACGTTTCCGTCCGCCCATGTGCGCACCGTCGCGAACAGCTGGCTCTCAAGCCAGATTGGCTGGCAGGCACGCATTCTACCCTATGTAGATCAGGCGAATCTGTACAACATGATCGACTGGAGCATTCAGCCCGGCAATACCGGAACCGCAAACACAACCGCCATGAAAGAGGAACTGCCTGTCTACCGCTGCCCCAGCGATCCTGGTAATCGCGGAACAACCGGCCAGTCTGGCTATGGGCCGACCAACTACGTGGTCTGCTCTGCTCAATACGGCACATTCTCGGCCGGCGGAACCGACTTTGCCAACAACGGGAAGTCCATCATGTTTCTCAACAGCGCCACCCGCATTCGCGACATTACTGATGGTACTTCGAATACGATGATCGCTTCGGAATGCAAAGTAGGACTGCCCTACGCCAGTGCCAATACAACTTCGGGAACAGTTTGCACCGGAACCGCGAACCAGTTACTGAGAGGCTACACCTGGTTCTGGGGACAGGCGATGCACATGTGGAGCTACACAACCCTGATTGGACCTAACACAGATTTGCTTGAGTGTTCCAGCGGAACCGGTGGACCGGCCCTGATGGGAGCCCACAGCCAGCATACAGGCGGCGTGCATGTGCTCTTCGCGGACGGACGAATTCAGTTTATCTCTGAGAACATCAATCTTGGCACCTGGCAGGACCTGGGTGACAAGTCAGACGGCAATGTGATCGGCGAGTATTAA